One Delphinus delphis chromosome 16, mDelDel1.2, whole genome shotgun sequence genomic window carries:
- the LRIT2 gene encoding leucine-rich repeat, immunoglobulin-like domain and transmembrane domain-containing protein 2, with protein MASVSHYFLLVLVFLDSHTAQLSCLPGCTCSEESFGRTLQCVSITLGKIPRKLPEEFKQVRIENSPLFELPRASFINMSTLEYLWLNFNNVTVIHLGALEHLSELKELRLEGNKLRSVPWTEFRATPLLRVLDLKHNRIDALPELALQFLVNLTYLDLSSNRLTVVAKSVFLNWPAYQKHRQPGCETEILSSMMLALHDNPWLCDCRLRGLVQFVKSISLPVVLVNPYLTCQGPLSKAGQLFHETELSACMKPQISTPSANVSIRVGQNVTLRCLVQASPSPTIAWTYPLSKWREFDVLTSSTAEDAALSELVIPAAHLVDRGSYTCVASNSIGRSSCVISLHVQPAQAAPTLHSLFSTSEGNAYVDLRVVKQTVRGIVLEWFVAADTPEKWFTLYIGSEEARRKEVVHVGPGISTYLVDDLLPGTKYEVCLSLGRQPPRQGRCVVFVTGRDHGGLEGRERLLHTTVILCAVLLSVPVGAYVWAVQAPCSCREWGLRCCPHRRKAPRCPLAVPEHRDVSYRDHTAVCEDGLGHRGAEGEGDEERDEEGDSGPGGMVWASSP; from the exons ATGGCTTCAGTTTCTCACTATTTCTTGCTAGTTCTGGTCTTTCTGGATTCACATACAGCTCAGCTATCCTGTCTGCCAGGATGTACCTGCTCAGAGGAGAGTTTTGGCAG GACTCTGCAGTGCGTGTCTATCACTTTGGGAAAGATCCCAAGGAAACTTCCTGAAGAGTTCAAGCAAGTGAGAATTGAAAATTCACCCTTATTTGAACTGCCCCGAGCGTCTTTCATCAACATGAGCACCTTGGAGTACCTTTGGCTCAATTTTAACAATGTCACTGTGATCCATCTAGGAGCCCTGGAGCACCTGTCAGAACTGAAAGAGCTGAGACTGGAGGGCAACAAACTCCGCTCAGTACCATGGACGGAGTTCCGTGCCACCCCGCTCCTGCGGGTCTTGGACCTCAAACACAACAGGATTGATGCACTCCCTGAACTGGCTCTTCAGTTCTTGGTCAACCTGACCTACCTTGACCTATCCTCCAATAGGCTTACAGTTGTAGCCAAGAGTGTCTTCTTGAACTGGCCAGCCTACCAGAAACACCGGCAGCCTGGCTGTGAGACCGAGATTCTCTCCAGCATGATGCTGGCGCTGCACGACAACCCCTGGTTATGTGACTGTCGCCTAAGGGGACTTGTCCAGTTTGTAAAGTCCATCAGTCTTCCAGTAGTCCTGGTGAATCCCTACCTCACGTGTCAAGGTCCTCTCTCCAAGGCAGGGCAGCTTTTTCACGAAACAGAGCTCAGTGCTTGCATGAAGCCGCAGATCTCAACCCCCAGTGCCAATGTCAGCATCCGGGTGGGACAGAATGTGACTCTGCGATGCTTGGTACAGGCTAGCCCCTCACCAACTATTGCCTGGACTTATCCCCTGAGCAAGTGGAGGGAATTTGATG TGTTGACCTCGTCCACTGCAGAAGATGCTGCTCTGTCGGAGCTGGTCATACCTGCTGCCCACCTGGTAGACAGGGGCAGTTACACCTGTGTAGCCTCCAACTCCATCGGCAGGAGCAGCTGTGTCATCTCCCTCCACGTCCAGCCCGCCCAGGCCGCGCCCACActccattctcttttctccacttcgGAGGGCAATGCCTACGTTGACCTGCGGGTGGTTAAGCAGACAGTGCGTGGGATCGTGCTGGAATGGTTTGTGGCGGCCGACACCCCTGAGAAGTGGTTCACCCTCTACATTGGGTCGGAAGAAGCCCGCAGGAAGGAGGTCGTTCATGTCGGCCCAGGAATCAGCACATACTTGGTGGATGATCTCCTCCCCGGCACAAAATATGAGGTCTGCCTTAGCCTGGGGCGCCAGCCCCCACGCCAGGGCCGGTGTGTGGTCTTTGTGACGGGCCGAGACCACGGCGGGCTGGAGGGACGGGAGCGCCTCCTGCACACCACGGTGATCCTGTGTGCTGTGCTGCTCTCGGTGCCTGTGGGCGCCTATGTCTGGGCAGTCCAGGCTCCCTGCAGCTGCAGGGAGTGGGGCCTGCGCTGCTGTCCTCATCGCAGGAAAGCCCCCAGATGCCCCCTGGCAGTCCCAGAGCACAGGGATGTCTCCTACAGAGACCACACAGCTGTCTGTGAAGATGGCCTGGGGCACAGAGgtgctgagggggagggggacgaGGAGAGAGATGAAGAGGGAGATAGTGGCCCGGGAGGAATGGTGTGGGCCTCCAGCCCCTAA